A stretch of the Candidatus Palauibacter scopulicola genome encodes the following:
- a CDS encoding cupin domain-containing protein — protein MPRSSEADGARDGQAPGRVERHEGIITVRGGGRHRAWNGIEYKTGMWAENVGSGALSMNVAMIPPGGVAKAHIHVDFEVMLYILEGRVRHEFGPRLEKTLDNEAGDFIFIEPGVPHEVFNLSDTEPVVAVVARSDAQEWENIVDFERPERP, from the coding sequence GTGCCGCGTAGCTCGGAGGCCGACGGTGCCCGGGACGGCCAGGCGCCGGGGCGGGTGGAGCGGCACGAGGGGATCATCACGGTGCGGGGCGGCGGCAGGCACCGGGCGTGGAACGGGATCGAGTACAAGACGGGGATGTGGGCGGAGAACGTCGGCTCCGGCGCGCTCTCCATGAACGTGGCGATGATCCCGCCCGGCGGCGTCGCGAAGGCACACATCCACGTGGACTTCGAGGTGATGCTCTACATCCTCGAGGGACGCGTCCGGCACGAGTTCGGGCCGAGGCTGGAGAAGACGCTCGACAACGAAGCGGGCGACTTCATCTTCATCGAGCCCGGCGTCCCCCACGAGGTGTTCAACCTCAGCGACACCGAGCCGGTTGTCGCCGTCGTGGCCCGCTCCGATGCCCAGGAGTGGGAAAACATCGTCGACTTCGAACG